In the genome of Qipengyuania seohaensis, one region contains:
- the ccoG gene encoding cytochrome c oxidase accessory protein CcoG — MGNPDQPDDAKRDWAVTVEDGIAKSNEPVSSAVANPAATTRRHEPHEPPRETLPEKLYEARKSIHNKRIDGPFRRFKWFVMLVTLGIYYVTPWLRWDRGPYAPDQAVLVDLANRRFYMFGIEIWPHEFYFVAGLLIMAGIGLFVITSAVGRAWCGYACPQTVWTDLFQHIDRFVDGDRNARIRLENAPWTWGKVFRRGFKWSIYLAIGFVTGGAWILYFADAPTLFRDFFALEAAPVAYITVAVLTLTTVTLGGFMREQVCIYMCPWPRIQTAMMDEKSLLVTYKDWRGEPRGSVKKAAKNPGQFGDCIDCTQCVQVCPTGIDIREGPQIGCITCALCIDACDKVMKDIGRPRGLIDYATLEDCEREAAGEAPKPAWRALLRPRTMVYFTIWAGIGAALLFALGVRTHTEMTVAPDRNPPFMLMSDGSIRNSFTLKIRNMESRPRDMEIALEGLEGGVMWTDAISRGEAAATQTVTVAADQVRTIRAYVMAPRDAKTQDFAFTVTSVDEQRESDRVETRFDAPETP; from the coding sequence ATGGGCAACCCTGACCAACCGGACGATGCGAAACGCGACTGGGCGGTGACCGTCGAGGACGGCATCGCCAAGTCGAACGAGCCCGTGTCCAGCGCGGTCGCCAATCCGGCAGCGACAACGCGGCGCCACGAACCGCATGAACCGCCGCGCGAGACGCTTCCGGAAAAGCTCTACGAAGCGCGCAAGTCGATCCATAACAAGCGGATCGACGGGCCCTTCAGGCGCTTCAAATGGTTCGTGATGCTGGTGACGCTGGGGATCTATTACGTCACCCCGTGGCTGCGCTGGGATCGTGGGCCTTACGCACCCGACCAGGCGGTGCTTGTCGATCTCGCCAATCGCCGCTTCTACATGTTCGGCATCGAGATCTGGCCGCACGAATTCTATTTCGTCGCGGGCCTGCTGATCATGGCGGGCATTGGCCTGTTCGTGATCACGAGCGCCGTTGGCCGTGCCTGGTGCGGCTATGCCTGCCCGCAGACGGTCTGGACCGACTTGTTCCAGCACATCGACCGCTTCGTCGACGGAGATCGTAATGCGCGCATCCGGCTGGAGAATGCGCCCTGGACTTGGGGCAAGGTCTTCCGGCGCGGCTTCAAATGGTCGATCTATCTCGCGATCGGTTTCGTAACCGGCGGTGCATGGATCCTCTATTTCGCCGATGCACCCACGCTGTTCCGCGATTTCTTCGCCCTCGAAGCGGCGCCGGTCGCCTATATCACCGTGGCGGTCCTTACGCTGACCACCGTCACCCTGGGCGGGTTCATGCGCGAGCAGGTCTGCATCTACATGTGCCCTTGGCCGCGCATCCAGACCGCGATGATGGACGAAAAATCGCTGCTGGTGACCTACAAGGACTGGCGCGGCGAGCCTCGCGGCAGCGTAAAGAAGGCCGCAAAGAATCCCGGCCAGTTCGGCGATTGCATCGACTGCACGCAATGCGTCCAGGTCTGCCCGACGGGCATCGACATCCGCGAAGGCCCGCAAATCGGCTGCATTACCTGCGCCCTGTGCATCGATGCCTGCGACAAGGTCATGAAGGATATCGGCAGGCCGCGCGGCCTGATCGACTATGCCACGCTCGAGGATTGCGAGCGAGAGGCCGCTGGCGAAGCGCCAAAACCGGCATGGCGCGCCCTTCTCCGCCCCAGGACGATGGTCTATTTCACGATCTGGGCCGGCATCGGCGCGGCCTTGCTGTTCGCACTAGGCGTGCGCACGCATACGGAAATGACCGTCGCGCCCGACCGCAATCCGCCCTTCATGCTGATGAGCGACGGCTCGATCCGCAATTCCTTCACGCTGAAAATCCGCAATATGGAAAGCCGTCCGCGCGACATGGAAATCGCGCTCGAGGGGCTGGAAGGCGGCGTCATGTGGACCGATGCCATCAGCCGCGGCGAGGCAGCCGCCACGCAGACCGTCACAGTTGCCGCCGACCAGGTCCGGACTATCAGGGCCTATGTCATGGCTCCTCGCGACGCGAAGACGCAGGACTTTGCGTTCACCGTCACCTCGGTCGACGAACAGCGCGAAAGCGACCGTGTCGAGACCCGTTTCGATGCACCGGAGACCCCATGA
- a CDS encoding FixH family protein, with the protein MMQKEFTGRKMAAILVAGFGVVVAVNFTMAAIASGSFSGVVVENSYVASQKFNGWLDQAERQESLGWNAAASRSGDRLALDLENVPATATISAQVRRPLGQADTRELTFVQTGDARLLSSEALPAGRWIVRVSIKRGGDRWISEDRIG; encoded by the coding sequence ATGATGCAGAAGGAATTCACAGGCAGGAAAATGGCCGCGATCCTCGTTGCGGGCTTTGGCGTGGTGGTGGCGGTCAACTTCACCATGGCTGCCATCGCCTCGGGCAGCTTCAGCGGCGTCGTGGTCGAGAACTCCTATGTCGCCAGCCAGAAGTTCAATGGTTGGCTCGACCAGGCAGAGCGGCAGGAATCGCTGGGATGGAATGCCGCGGCCAGCCGTTCGGGCGACCGCCTGGCACTCGACCTCGAAAACGTGCCCGCAACCGCAACGATATCTGCACAGGTGCGCCGCCCTCTTGGGCAAGCCGACACCCGCGAGCTAACCTTCGTTCAAACCGGCGACGCCCGGCTTCTGTCGAGCGAAGCCCTGCCCGCTGGACGTTGGATCGTGCGCGTTTCGATAAAAAGGGGCGGTGACCGCTGGATTTCGGAGGACCGGATCGGGTGA
- a CDS encoding heavy metal translocating P-type ATPase: protein MTAPFRQQDLEETVRVDTRLTVPGMRCAGCIAKIERGLAEIEGIDAARVNFSAKRVAVRHSPGLDQGDLVEALRHLGFEAQALADNPLGTDDKESKALLRALAVAGFGMMNIMLLSVSVWSGAGGVTRDLFHWLSAIIALPVVAYSGRPFFASAWMALRYGRTNMDVPISIGVLLATGLSVYETIEGEGHAYFDSAVMLLFFLLAGRALDATMRTKTRAGIGALLSKMGKSARVLGHDGTTAQVDAADLQPGMVMIVASGNALAADGVVEKGRGSLDNSMLTGESDPERVAEGSVVHAGAIALSGPLEVRVTAASSDTVLAEIARLMDEAGQSRSRYTRIADRASSLYAPAVHSLALLAFIGWMVAGAGWYQSLVIAIAVLIITCPCAMGLAVPAAQVVTSGALIKRGLLVKDGSALERLAEIDIAIFDKTGTLTLGEPQADVSSLPEVERQVALALARTSRHPLSRSLSDALQHEGTRPAEVDDIVEVEGQGLAGTWQGVPVSLGRPVEETTGMSSLLRIGCEETMIAFADGLRADAGETLAKLAEQGISSRILSGDRKGPVEAVAQALDVEATAEAKPQDKLAMLESLRSQGLKVLMIGDGINDGPALAAAHASIAPGSASDVSQQAADAVFTGKALMPVALAVAHARRCMAIVRQNFGLAVVYNICAVPLALAGVVTPLIAAIAMSGSSLIVVGNSLRLARIRE from the coding sequence GTGACCGCGCCTTTCCGCCAGCAGGATCTCGAGGAGACAGTCCGCGTCGATACGCGCTTGACCGTCCCGGGTATGCGCTGTGCGGGATGTATCGCCAAGATCGAGCGCGGCCTTGCCGAGATCGAGGGTATCGACGCCGCTCGCGTGAACTTTTCTGCCAAGCGCGTCGCGGTGCGGCACAGCCCGGGTCTGGATCAGGGCGATCTCGTCGAGGCGCTGCGTCACCTTGGCTTCGAGGCACAGGCGCTGGCAGACAACCCGCTCGGCACCGACGACAAGGAGAGCAAGGCACTGCTTCGCGCACTCGCGGTGGCAGGCTTCGGCATGATGAACATCATGCTGCTTTCCGTCAGCGTTTGGTCCGGCGCTGGCGGCGTCACACGCGACCTCTTCCACTGGCTGTCGGCAATTATCGCGCTGCCCGTCGTAGCCTACTCGGGCCGTCCCTTCTTTGCTTCGGCATGGATGGCACTGCGATATGGACGGACGAACATGGACGTGCCGATCTCCATCGGCGTCCTGCTCGCTACGGGTTTAAGCGTCTACGAGACCATCGAAGGCGAAGGTCACGCCTATTTCGACAGCGCGGTCATGCTGCTGTTCTTCCTGCTCGCGGGACGCGCGCTCGATGCGACCATGCGGACAAAAACACGCGCCGGTATCGGCGCGCTACTGTCCAAGATGGGCAAAAGCGCGCGGGTACTTGGCCACGATGGCACCACAGCCCAGGTCGACGCAGCCGATCTTCAGCCCGGCATGGTCATGATCGTCGCTTCCGGCAACGCGCTCGCCGCCGACGGCGTAGTCGAAAAGGGGCGCGGATCGCTCGACAATTCCATGCTCACCGGAGAGAGCGATCCTGAACGCGTAGCAGAAGGATCTGTTGTCCACGCCGGGGCCATCGCTCTGTCCGGGCCGCTGGAGGTGCGCGTCACGGCGGCTTCGTCCGACACCGTGCTGGCCGAGATCGCTCGTCTCATGGACGAAGCAGGTCAGAGCCGGAGCCGCTATACCCGCATCGCAGACCGCGCATCGAGCCTGTATGCGCCTGCCGTTCACTCCCTGGCTTTGCTGGCGTTCATCGGCTGGATGGTGGCCGGCGCAGGCTGGTACCAGTCTCTCGTCATCGCAATCGCCGTACTCATCATCACTTGCCCCTGCGCCATGGGACTGGCCGTACCAGCCGCCCAGGTCGTTACGTCCGGCGCGCTCATCAAGCGTGGCCTCTTGGTCAAGGACGGCAGCGCTCTCGAACGGCTCGCCGAGATCGATATCGCGATCTTCGACAAAACCGGAACGCTGACGCTCGGCGAACCCCAGGCAGACGTTTCCTCCCTACCTGAGGTCGAACGTCAGGTCGCACTCGCTCTTGCACGGACAAGTCGCCACCCCCTCAGCCGTAGCCTCTCGGATGCTCTTCAACACGAAGGCACGCGCCCCGCGGAGGTTGACGACATCGTCGAGGTTGAAGGTCAGGGTCTCGCTGGCACTTGGCAGGGCGTTCCGGTTTCGCTTGGCCGCCCCGTTGAGGAGACGACAGGCATGTCCTCACTCCTTCGCATCGGGTGTGAAGAGACCATGATCGCATTCGCGGATGGCCTGCGCGCCGATGCCGGTGAAACGCTCGCCAAACTGGCGGAGCAAGGCATTTCGAGCCGGATTCTATCCGGAGATCGAAAGGGACCGGTCGAAGCGGTGGCCCAAGCCCTGGACGTTGAGGCAACCGCCGAAGCGAAGCCGCAAGACAAGCTCGCAATGCTCGAAAGTCTTCGGTCGCAAGGGCTTAAAGTCCTGATGATCGGAGACGGTATCAACGACGGCCCGGCGCTGGCCGCGGCCCATGCTTCGATCGCACCGGGTAGCGCCAGCGATGTGAGCCAGCAGGCAGCCGATGCGGTGTTCACCGGGAAGGCGCTGATGCCGGTCGCGCTCGCGGTTGCGCACGCGCGCCGCTGCATGGCGATCGTTCGCCAGAATTTCGGCCTGGCAGTGGTCTACAACATCTGCGCGGTGCCGCTTGCCCTTGCAGGGGTGGTAACCCCGCTGATCGCCGCGATCGCGATGTCGGGCAGTTCGCTCATCGTGGTGGGCAATTCGCTGCGGCTGGCAAGGATAAGAGAATGA
- the ccoS gene encoding cbb3-type cytochrome oxidase assembly protein CcoS, producing the protein MSGLLFLIPIALGLGLLGLAMFFWAMRDGQFDDLDGAAQRILIDDEDDDQ; encoded by the coding sequence ATGAGCGGCCTTCTCTTCCTGATCCCCATTGCCCTTGGCCTTGGCCTGTTGGGACTGGCAATGTTCTTCTGGGCAATGCGCGATGGGCAATTCGACGATCTCGACGGGGCCGCGCAGCGCATCCTCATCGATGACGAAGACGACGATCAATGA
- a CDS encoding radical SAM protein, protein MWTYYPDLLATPVPRYTSYPTAADFGEIPAQAYREALESAHGDVSLYLHIPFCEQICFYCGCNTGRANRQHRLASYLEALHTEIATVGALLPSDARVRRISFGGGSPNAIAPADMLALIDALATHFDLDAPILSTELDPRTMSPDWADAIGKVGFDRASLGVQTFATHCQEAIGRVQGEDIIVRSVDWLRDAGVTSLNFDLMYGLPGQGGQDLLDSLQRTRALGADRIALFGYAHVPHIVPRQRAIDASKLPGQEARFAMAGLGYGYLCTHGYTPVGFDHFARPGGDPLAAAALAGTLGRNFQGFTDDTARNLIGLGASAISSFPGLLAQNEKNSGRYRMRASQGLLSADRGILRTAQDRYRASVIEGLLCRGRARLGAKLMAQVRGALTLFIDRGLVSLDDDWLTILPEGLPYARTVAAHFDSYRSISARQFSSAV, encoded by the coding sequence ATGTGGACCTACTACCCCGACCTGCTCGCTACGCCCGTCCCGCGCTATACGAGCTATCCGACCGCCGCCGATTTCGGCGAGATTCCCGCCCAAGCTTATCGCGAAGCGCTGGAAAGCGCACACGGTGATGTATCGCTCTACCTTCACATTCCGTTCTGCGAGCAGATTTGCTTCTACTGCGGGTGCAATACCGGCCGCGCCAATCGGCAGCACAGGCTCGCCAGCTATCTCGAAGCCCTTCACACCGAAATTGCCACAGTGGGGGCTTTGCTGCCGAGCGATGCGCGTGTTCGCCGCATTTCCTTCGGCGGCGGAAGTCCCAACGCCATCGCACCTGCAGACATGCTCGCCCTGATCGATGCGCTCGCAACACACTTCGATCTCGACGCGCCGATCCTGTCGACCGAGCTCGATCCGCGTACGATGTCGCCCGATTGGGCCGACGCGATAGGAAAGGTGGGCTTCGACAGGGCCAGCTTGGGAGTTCAGACCTTCGCGACCCACTGCCAGGAGGCCATCGGCCGGGTTCAAGGCGAAGATATCATCGTGCGTTCAGTAGACTGGTTGAGGGATGCAGGGGTTACGTCGCTCAATTTCGACCTGATGTATGGCCTGCCGGGACAGGGCGGGCAAGACCTGCTCGATAGCCTGCAACGCACGCGCGCGCTTGGTGCAGACCGGATCGCCTTGTTCGGCTATGCCCATGTGCCACATATAGTCCCGCGCCAGCGCGCAATCGACGCGTCCAAACTTCCCGGGCAGGAGGCGCGCTTTGCCATGGCCGGTCTCGGATATGGCTATCTGTGCACGCATGGCTACACGCCGGTGGGCTTCGACCATTTCGCCAGGCCCGGCGGCGATCCACTGGCAGCTGCCGCCCTTGCCGGAACGCTGGGCCGAAACTTCCAGGGCTTCACCGATGACACGGCGCGCAATCTTATCGGCCTCGGCGCGTCCGCGATCTCGTCCTTTCCCGGCCTGCTCGCCCAGAATGAAAAGAATTCGGGCCGGTATCGCATGCGCGCATCACAAGGCCTTCTATCTGCAGACCGCGGCATCCTTCGCACCGCGCAAGACCGATATCGAGCGAGCGTGATCGAGGGCTTACTGTGCCGAGGACGCGCCAGGTTGGGCGCGAAGCTTATGGCGCAAGTCCGCGGCGCCTTGACGCTTTTCATCGATCGCGGGCTCGTTTCGCTCGATGACGACTGGCTGACCATCCTGCCCGAGGGTCTTCCCTATGCCCGCACGGTCGCGGCCCATTTCGATTCTTACCGCTCGATAAGCGCGCGCCAGTTCAGCTCAGCTGTTTGA
- a CDS encoding DUF4402 domain-containing protein, which yields MGMSRFNLARGRTAISAACALMCMFAASPAASNRPQVSVQNPAALRFGTFAVPTSGFREVSPRGGISSGGIFALDDTGVGPAQFVVQYDRGNNGRRELNLVIEIVFSAPGTYAQGGLTARLSRYQIDLPGYGAVQPGQVIRIELPNCRQRVCSRSFNLGGRIDVDRNFGGGLVEIPIIVDAAVISVK from the coding sequence ATGGGCATGAGCCGCTTTAATCTTGCACGAGGAAGAACCGCTATTTCAGCGGCCTGCGCGCTCATGTGCATGTTCGCGGCGTCCCCTGCAGCGAGCAACCGCCCCCAGGTTTCGGTGCAGAACCCGGCCGCCTTGAGGTTTGGCACCTTCGCCGTGCCGACCTCGGGCTTTCGGGAAGTGTCCCCCCGAGGTGGGATATCGAGTGGCGGTATCTTCGCGCTCGACGACACCGGCGTCGGCCCCGCGCAATTCGTCGTACAATACGATCGCGGCAATAATGGGCGACGCGAACTGAATCTTGTTATCGAGATCGTCTTTTCTGCGCCTGGGACTTATGCGCAGGGCGGATTGACCGCTCGTCTTTCGCGATACCAGATCGACCTCCCCGGCTATGGCGCGGTGCAACCCGGCCAGGTGATCAGGATCGAACTGCCTAATTGCAGGCAGCGTGTCTGTTCGCGCTCCTTCAATCTCGGCGGGCGAATCGATGTCGATCGCAATTTCGGCGGTGGGCTGGTGGAAATCCCGATCATCGTCGACGCTGCCGTGATCTCGGTCAAATGA
- a CDS encoding DUF4402 domain-containing protein: MTTRPSPSLVAFCLAIATGLAPSGHAVAQDRAQATGTATASVVAPITVRQVESLRFGTVATGDTGGTLTLSPTNGATSVTGSLRSLCPSGSSCTANPGIFAVTGEAGRSYRIAAPAQALAGRTEGGGALTVSAITIATQSVPGPGPRGILDDAGSDRFKVGGTLEVAPGTAAGTYVAEMEMVVSYD, from the coding sequence ATGACGACGCGTCCCTCCCCTTCACTCGTCGCCTTTTGCCTGGCGATAGCCACAGGTCTCGCACCATCCGGCCACGCCGTGGCGCAGGACCGTGCGCAGGCGACCGGTACGGCCACGGCAAGCGTGGTTGCACCTATCACCGTGCGGCAGGTGGAATCGCTACGTTTTGGAACGGTGGCGACAGGCGACACAGGGGGCACACTTACCCTGTCTCCGACGAATGGGGCGACGAGCGTAACGGGGTCGCTGCGCAGTCTCTGCCCCTCGGGGAGCAGCTGCACAGCGAATCCCGGTATATTTGCAGTCACGGGAGAGGCAGGGCGCAGCTACCGGATTGCCGCACCTGCCCAGGCTCTTGCGGGCCGCACGGAAGGCGGCGGCGCGCTGACGGTGTCCGCAATCACTATTGCTACGCAAAGCGTCCCCGGGCCGGGCCCACGCGGCATTCTGGATGACGCGGGCAGCGACAGGTTCAAGGTGGGTGGAACGCTGGAAGTTGCGCCCGGAACGGCGGCTGGAACCTATGTCGCGGAGATGGAGATGGTAGTCTCTTATGACTAA
- a CDS encoding DUF4402 domain-containing protein — translation MKKIILAAAAVAFATPAMAAPGDTAQDTGTAVAEIVAPITITHDGGALDFGIIIPGTLAGTVVVDQGGNGTAGGDALFVSGSTNAADSFTVTGDASRAYSIVTTGGTVTSGGNSMTFITDSPASGSLSATGTDSFSVGGTLNVGANQAAGSYSGSYTATVSYN, via the coding sequence ATGAAGAAAATCATCCTCGCGGCTGCCGCAGTCGCATTCGCAACTCCTGCGATGGCTGCTCCGGGCGACACCGCTCAGGATACGGGTACCGCAGTTGCTGAAATCGTTGCTCCGATCACCATCACCCACGATGGCGGCGCGCTTGATTTCGGTATCATTATTCCGGGCACGCTTGCTGGCACGGTTGTCGTGGATCAGGGCGGCAACGGCACTGCAGGCGGCGACGCGCTGTTCGTTTCGGGCAGCACCAACGCAGCCGACAGCTTCACTGTCACGGGCGACGCAAGCCGCGCCTACAGCATCGTGACGACTGGCGGTACGGTCACTTCGGGTGGTAACTCGATGACTTTCATCACTGACTCTCCGGCATCGGGCTCGCTCTCGGCAACCGGCACCGACAGCTTTTCCGTTGGCGGCACGTTGAACGTTGGCGCCAACCAGGCTGCTGGCTCCTACAGCGGCAGCTACACCGCAACGGTGAGCTACAACTGA
- a CDS encoding DUF4402 domain-containing protein: MFRTYLSGATALLAGLLAPQAIAQSSDTMSVSGTSKVRVVEPVSIVNISDLRFGTMMQPIANGIVDVNPDGSVSSNLDLSTFPNGRAPARFTVLGEAQRRFIIFVPNRTTISNGTSTMRVDRFRTNLNLGFGRFDAVGSYDLYVGGRLQLNANQEPGTYSGTFEVSVLYL; encoded by the coding sequence ATGTTCAGGACGTATCTTTCGGGGGCAACTGCCCTTCTTGCCGGCCTCCTGGCTCCACAGGCGATTGCGCAGTCGAGCGATACCATGTCGGTATCGGGCACGTCGAAAGTGCGCGTGGTCGAGCCAGTTTCCATCGTCAACATTTCGGATTTACGCTTCGGCACGATGATGCAGCCGATTGCGAACGGGATAGTCGACGTCAATCCCGATGGCTCGGTCTCGAGCAATCTGGACCTCAGCACCTTTCCCAATGGCAGGGCGCCAGCCCGCTTTACCGTTCTGGGTGAGGCCCAGCGTCGCTTCATCATCTTCGTACCGAACCGGACGACGATCTCGAACGGCACATCCACCATGCGGGTCGACCGTTTTCGTACCAACCTCAACCTGGGGTTCGGTCGCTTCGACGCTGTGGGCAGCTACGACCTCTACGTTGGCGGGCGGCTGCAATTGAATGCGAACCAGGAACCCGGAACATATTCGGGGACTTTCGAGGTCTCCGTTCTTTATCTGTAA
- a CDS encoding fimbrial biogenesis chaperone, producing the protein MTRTGLNAHVFKGNMMKSGSKFLTLKSKSVALTLAAVMVLGTGSSIAQDTAAPAVPAAPAGSVGGLGDVNLFPKRVVIDGRRAIATVGLYNKAVDPGDYEIKIIDMAMTPEGQLISFDNGLDEATKAKVSTASQMLRYSPRRVRLGSSESQLIRVMARGSSDLPDGEYRSHFMVTSVPDSEGFSIEEATGAGQADGIGVSIRPRFGIAIPVIVRVGETTLNVGISGATLLTARDGSQAVGFVLNRSGTRSAFGDVVVKAAGRSEPIAVSRGVGIYPEIDARQVIVPIDPETEPGLLASGVRLTVEFIDDDFAPGSKLAEHSFVVP; encoded by the coding sequence ATGACCCGGACTGGGCTGAACGCCCATGTTTTCAAGGGCAACATGATGAAATCCGGGTCGAAATTCCTCACATTGAAATCCAAGAGCGTTGCGCTGACGCTGGCTGCGGTCATGGTCCTCGGCACAGGCTCCTCGATCGCACAGGATACAGCTGCCCCCGCCGTCCCCGCTGCGCCTGCCGGATCGGTAGGCGGTCTTGGCGATGTGAACCTGTTTCCCAAACGTGTCGTGATCGACGGGCGCCGCGCAATCGCCACTGTGGGTCTTTACAACAAGGCGGTCGATCCCGGCGATTACGAGATCAAGATCATCGATATGGCGATGACGCCGGAAGGCCAGCTCATCTCTTTCGACAACGGCTTGGACGAAGCGACCAAGGCCAAGGTCAGCACAGCCAGCCAGATGCTGCGCTATTCGCCCCGTCGCGTCCGCCTCGGCTCGTCAGAATCGCAACTCATCCGGGTGATGGCACGTGGATCCAGCGATCTGCCCGACGGCGAATACCGTTCGCACTTCATGGTCACCTCGGTCCCGGATTCCGAGGGGTTCAGCATCGAGGAAGCCACCGGTGCCGGTCAAGCCGACGGCATCGGCGTAAGCATCCGCCCACGTTTCGGGATCGCAATCCCGGTGATCGTCCGGGTCGGCGAAACCACGCTGAACGTCGGCATTAGCGGCGCGACCTTGCTGACGGCACGCGATGGTTCGCAGGCGGTCGGCTTCGTCCTGAACCGCAGCGGCACGCGCTCTGCATTCGGCGACGTCGTGGTCAAGGCAGCCGGGCGTTCGGAACCGATCGCTGTTTCCCGCGGTGTCGGTATCTATCCCGAAATCGACGCCCGGCAGGTCATCGTACCGATCGATCCGGAAACCGAACCTGGCCTGCTCGCATCGGGGGTGCGCCTGACAGTCGAATTCATCGACGATGACTTCGCTCCCGGTAGCAAACTTGCCGAGCACAGTTTCGTAGTGCCGTGA